A window of the Canis aureus isolate CA01 chromosome 29, VMU_Caureus_v.1.0, whole genome shotgun sequence genome harbors these coding sequences:
- the LOC144300802 gene encoding histone H1.8-like gives MTAPRRPIEGKKKVPKKPKEAKKDKVKRGPRKPGEVRTAPPKPGGETHRKTKAGSRNSKSTIPKGKNGAASPAKKENRVPKEVVAHAAKEGPKAKAAAPPNGGRSKMLPEHLARKTEAPRGPRRAGMPIKASSSKLASRKAETES, from the coding sequence ATGACTGCCCCCAGGAGACCCATCGAGGGCAAGAAGAAGGTCCCCAAGAAGCCAAAGGAGGCAAAGAAGGACAAGGTGAAAAGGGGACCCAGGAAGCCAGGAGAGGTGAGGACTGCTCCTCCCAAACCAGGTGGTGAGACccacaggaaaacaaaagctGGGAGTCGGAATTCAAAATCCACCATCCCCAAGGGCAAGAATGGTGCTGCTTCTCCAGCCAAGAAGGAAAACCGTGTCCCTAAAGAAGTCGTTGCCCATGCGGCCAAGGAGGGACCTAAAGCCAAGGCTGCTGCTCCTCCGAATGGTGGCAGGTCTAAGATGCTGCCTGAACACCTGGCCAGGAAGACAGAGGCCCCCAGGGGCCCTAGGAGGGCTGGCATGCCCATCAAGGCCTCCTCATCCAAACTGGCCAGTAGGAAGGCAGAGACTGAGAGCTAG